The Lutibacter sp. A64 genome segment ATTAATACTTCTGAATTAGCTTCTTTTACCATATTTTTTGCCATTGCAACAAATTCTGGACGAATCATAGCTAATTTAAAGTTGTTTTCAATAGCTTCATTCACCAAATCAATTACATTTTGTTTGGTTGCTTCTTCTGTAATATTAGCTTGTTCGGCTTTTTTTAAATATGTGGAATCTAAATATTGATTGATATTCATTCTATTATAATTTATTTATTCTGATAACAAATATAGTTTTTTATAAAGCGAAGACCATAAAAAAACCCTGCTATTGCAGGATTTAAATTTAAAAGTTGCAATAACTATTCAATTTTAAAAACTATTGGCAATCCATAACTTACAGTTACAGGTCTACCCCTTTGTTTTCCTGGTGTCATTACTGGCAATGAACCAATAATTTTTACAGCTTCTTCTTGTAGTTTTTTATGAGGAGCTCTGGCTTGAATATTTGTAACTTTACCATTTCTGTCAATTTTAAACATTACAAATATCCGTTGAATACTCCCAGGTTGTAATCCTAAATCTGTTGCAATTGCAGGGTCAAAATTCTTCATTACAAATTGTGAAATTTTTTCAGAAAAACAATCTCTAAGCTCTTGTTTATTACCTGTACAACCAGGATAAATTGGAACATCTTCTATTACCACAAAAGCAACATCTTCAACCATTACTTCTTCTTCTTCAACATCTACAATATCTTTACTAACATCTACAATAACAGCTTCTGTCTCGTCGGTTTCTGTACTTTCAATTACAGTTTCTTCAATATCTATTTCATCTTCAACTTTTATTATTTTTTCTGGAATAGCAGTTTTTGGAGCAGGTGCTGTTTGTACTTCCATTGGCTTAATTTCAACCAATACTTCATCATCGTCTTTACTTACAATTAATGCCGATATCTCTTTTATTGGACGTGGATACGATCTCATTTGAATAAATTCATACACTATAAAAAGTGCTAAAACAAAACCTAATAACATTAAAATTCGAGAATAATTTTCGAGGGCGGCATTTGGATATTTTTTAATTTCCATAATTACCTTTTTTAAATTTATAAAAAACTAAACTTAAACTGTTTAAAACAGCTAACAATTTATAATGCAAGAAACTGCAATTATAATATTTTGTAAACTTGAAGTCTCTTACAAGATTAATTTCATATTAAATTTACGAAAAAACCTACTTAAAAACAAGTATTTACACCTAAATTAAAAACTTAAATTTCGTTCTAAAAATAGCAAGTTTTTAGTTTTTTTTAAATCTATAAATAATACTTACAAACGTTATTACGAAGAGGAAAACCATACAGTAATCTCATTGTTTAGCTCCTTTAAATTCAATTTTAATTATTAAAGCTACAAACTACTTTACTCCATTAAATTCCGTTCGCAATAACGTGCATGTTAACTTCTACTGGACTTTAAAAACAATTGGCATTGAATACCTAACTTTTACAGGTGTTCCTTGCTGTTTTCCAGGCTCCATTTTTGGCAATAACTTTATTACTCTAATCGCTTCTTCTTGCAATCTTTTATGAGGTGCTCTTGCCTGAATATCAACAACATTTCCGTTTGTATCGATTTTAAATAGTGTAAAAATTCTTTGAACTCCAGGAGTTAATCCTAATTCTTCAGCCAAACCAGCATTAAACTTTCTGTTAATGTAATTGTTTATT includes the following:
- a CDS encoding energy transducer TonB translates to MEIKKYPNAALENYSRILMLLGFVLALFIVYEFIQMRSYPRPIKEISALIVSKDDDEVLVEIKPMEVQTAPAPKTAIPEKIIKVEDEIDIEETVIESTETDETEAVIVDVSKDIVDVEEEEVMVEDVAFVVIEDVPIYPGCTGNKQELRDCFSEKISQFVMKNFDPAIATDLGLQPGSIQRIFVMFKIDRNGKVTNIQARAPHKKLQEEAVKIIGSLPVMTPGKQRGRPVTVSYGLPIVFKIE